cctcccactcctcccactccctctctcccttcctctccagtcctaagagcagtcagtgtttccTGCCCTGTAgtaagtccaaggtcctccccactccatccaggtctagggagGGGAgcttctgatctccaaaatatataaagaactcaagaaactagacattaaaactctaattaacccaattaaaaatggggtactcaactgaacagagaattctcaacagaagttcaaatggccaaaagacacttaaggtcatgctcaacctccttagcgatcagggaaatgcaaatcaaaacaactttgagataccatcttacaccagtcagaatggctaaaatcaaaaacaccaatgatagcctatgctggagaggttgtggagtaagggtaacactcatccattgttggtgggaatgcaaacttgtgcaaccactttggaaatcagtgtgcaggtttctcaggaaactgggagtcaacttacctcaagatccagcaattccactcttgggaatatacccaagagatgcccaatcatactacaaaagcatttgttcagctatgttcatagcagcactatttgtaatagccagaacctggaaacaacctaggtggatggataaagaaggtgtggcacgtatatactcagcagtaaaaaacaatgatatcttgaactttgcatgcaaatggatggaaatagaaaacactatactgagtgatgtaacccagacccaaaaaagagaaatatggtataagcggattctagccataaacaaaggacactgagcctatagttagttcatgatcctagagaagctaaataagaagatgaaccaaATTTAATGTAAAGTCACATTAAATTTGAACAAATTCTCTGTTATCATAGAgatcaaaattaaaatgatatgaTTATAATTATTCCAATAGCATGATCACATTTTAAGAGAATAAATGGTttttacaactaaaaaaaaaagaagatgaaccaaaagaaaaacatatatttatcttcctggatattggaagttgacaagattgTCAgaaaaaagttgggagcaggggggtgggggagtattggggggaagaggagatggggagagagatgggagaaggggaggattggggagagcttgggggaataggataattgggatggaggaagggtggatatgggagcatggaagaagttatcctaaccaaggtAACtcttttagggttggctagagtatTGGCTCTAGGGGGTTTCCCAGGGGGCCAAGAGGATTTCCCTAACTAGTTCCGTGGGTagcagaggaaagggtgcctgtactggccttatcctatagccacactgatgaatatcttgcatattaccatagaaccttcatccagagacggatggagatagagtcaatttcctctttaaggacatctatcatcttcatatagtTTGTTTTAAgatctttttcttgtgtttcagctgaGTTGTGGTATTCAGAGCTGGTATTGGAATTATTGCTCTACTCTGATGGAGACAGATTGCCCTGACTCTTATTGATATGTTGTCTTGATGGTATTTGGAGTGATTGGCTGAGAGGGTAATCTGTGTTATCTACAAGAGGTATGGACAGGGAGAAGGGGGCCTGCAGCTAGTGTTCTGTTGCAGCACTAGGGGTTCTTGGAGGCAACAGAAAGTGTAGAGAAGATGCAAGGACCCTCTACCTTGTATTTTGACTAGTGTGACCTAAATATACAATCAATttcttgcattatttttaatggccTCAACAATGCTAGCATATTTGCCTCcaccaaaacattaaaaaattgtttattgtTCTTAGATCACACCTAAACGTGCATATTCTTATTCGACCCACAATTCTTTTACTTTATAAAGTCCAAGTATGCTTTCTGTCCCTTGCAATGTACAGTTCACTGGTTTTTATACAGATTATCTCAAACAAGtattcataaaattcactttaatTTTCCAACAAAAGTATACACAAAACTATCaggattcttttccttttccttaggCAGTGAATTGAGAGAGACCATATAGGTAGGAATGGATGGTGTCTCACTTTCAATATTTTTCAAAGCAATCCATGAATCATACACACAACTTCATATTCTCTTTATTAAtctattttttgtatattgattgtGACCAAATATCAGACAGGCTACTCATTTTCTAATATCAAAGGATAATGTGCATatgtttaaacaaatatttttgttgtttgaattTGGAGAGCAATGTTCATAGGATTAGAGAAGAAACTAGAATTCTTAAGAGACACCCTCATTACCACaagaaatgaatggatgaatcTTCTGGCATACGTCTCCAGTTTGCTGAATTTCACTGTTACATTTTCTGCCTTTTGAGCAAGTGATTTATTGACAACTGTCTAGACATTtgacttattcatttattgttatGACTCTAATCATTGGTCCTATAAATAAAGATAAGGAGTATATTTCTGCCACAGAAAGGCTTATTGCCTGTTCTCTATTtttcaattaataaatgaaatacaaaagCTATTCATGAAGGATTCTTTATGATACTCTCATTGATACGGTATGGAAACATTTACCTAATTGAAGTTTTTCATGTACAGAATTAAAGCACCACATaagaatattttttagaaaatattgaaaatagtATTTACTATTGAGGTATATAAGTTATTAgcatggatatatatgtatatataaaattaataattgcTCCTTGTGTGAGTATGTGAATAAATAAACCACTGTTATACTCCAAAAAATGTTATAAGCTGCATTGATAATATTTACTGTTGATATATAGTGAATAAGTGTAATTTACTCCTTAGTGTTCCAACACCCAAACTTTCATATAATAATCAGAAAAATATACTTTACAAATATATGTccatttcttataaaatttacAATTCCACCAAAATATTTTTGTGGTATGAATGTTTACTCACTGTCAAAAGTCCACCTGCTGAAGACTTGACTTTTAATTTTGGTGATGTGATTATACTACTGAACATTTTTGGAGGTCTAATGGGAGGAAGTAAGATCATTGCATGTGGCCTTTAAAAGGATACTGAGATTCCTGGCCTCATctgctctctctctgttccctggCTCCCATATAATAAGCtttcttaaattatatattttatccaTGATGCATTGAATCATTACTACACTAAAGAAAATGGGTTAGCTGGCTATGAAtgggaaacaaaataattttgttttcctttggtgtttttgttgtttttaagatttatttttaattgtgtggacatgtgtgtttttctgtgcGTATGTACACATGAGTACAAGTCCCAGTGGGGGACAGAAGATTTGAGAAACCATGTAactagaattatagacagtttTCTCACATGTGTGTAGGGAATTTAACTCAAGTCCTTCGGAGGAGCCAtaggtgttcttaaccactgagcaatctcttaaGCCTCATTGTGACTTGTTTGTTTTAGGGTATTTGTCTGAGTGATAGAAACATAACTATCTTGGTAAGAGATGTCTGATAACTAATTTCTCTCAAGAGGAACCAAAATGAAAAGCACTGGGAACCACAGAAATCACAGTTTAAGACATCACCTTGTAGAATAGATTTTAGTCAGAAATATGAATATCCAATgaacatagttttaaaaagattttaaaataaccaaGCATTTCCTCTAACAAGATGAAACGAACTTATGAGTTGCtagataaacaaatgaaacaaaacattcCTAGCATTATAGAAAAAGTAACTTTAACAAACCAtgaggaaatgatgtgggatgtccttctgtatatgtgttgatttgTTGGTTGATCAATAAAGCTGTTTGATCCAATGGCTTAGAAGAGTAAATCCAGGTGAGAAATCAGAACATAggttgagagaaagaaaactggtggagtcaatgagacaccatgtaactgccaaagagacagacaccataaactttacccagtaagccacagccttgaaTGGAGatatataggttaatagaaatgggttaattttagatgtaagagtaagttaataagaagcctaagccacTGACCAAGTAGtattttaattagtatagtttctgtgttattatttgggtctgggcagctgggaaatgagtggACAGTTCCTGCCTATACCAGAGGCTCTACCAAGCTGCACATGTTATGGTTGTTGCCCTTGGTTGTTCTCCAGAACTTAATGGTTGCAGAATAGAGGAAAACCATACTGGAAGTTTTTTCCCCTAGATGTCTAATGCTACACACACAACTGGTaactaaaaattaacaaaaatagttttttttgaGCTTTGGACATTTCATGGTTATAATACCAAATTGACAAACAAGATGTATTACTGTTACAATAGTGGCAGAGCTATGATTAGAGCAACTAACAGATTTTGATTGGGTCTGATACTTGCTTTGTTAGAGGGAATTCATGCCTAGTACTGTGGATCTGATCAAAGACCTATGGGTGTTCACAGACACTGTTGATggattcattatttttgttttgataaaagGTTATGCTGTCAAACTGCCtactaaatatttacattttatatctaTTTAATTTAGGTCCTCAGCATTTGTTAAaggattttctctttttaatatttgatgCACTTAGACTCACTATTTATCATTGTTCAATGAGATTACTCTCCTCAAATGgaaggaaatattaaaaatacaagtgaTACTACAGGTGTTTGACTTAAGAGTCATGCAAACAAACACTTCTTCTTaaaacccaaacaagcaaaacatGAGGTTTCATTTACcattaactaaaacaaaaacatgtacaGAGAGGGAGTATAccttaatatataatataacctGCTTAGTCGATTTATTGTTATATATAAGAATTTGTACTAATATATaaaactgtgcacacacacacacacacaagcacacatatatacatatgattcATTGCTGACCATTTAGTGCTGGATAACCAACTGGTGTCTTGTTGTGGGGGCTGcgagctgcgttcctgccacccagctcccagccatctggctagcttataccccgaaataacaacacacaaactgtattcttttaaacactgcctggcccattatatctagcctcttctaggctaattctcaagtattaatttagcccatttctaataatctgcgtagcaccactaggtgtgcttaccgggaaagattcagcatgtctgacctggcggctggctgcatcgcgtctggctctgagaggagctgccctgcatctgagctcacttcctcttcctcccagcattctgttctgtttactccacccacctatattctaacttatgaggccaagcagtttctttttattaattaaccaatgaccttcctccatcagtgtctTCTTTCTTGGGAGAGACTATTTCTCCTATATTCAGCATTCCTcatttgcctgtagttcttttggAATGGTTGAAGCATTTAAAGATAATCTCCATTTTAACAGGTTCCAAGCATTTAGAGAACAGAAAATATTCTTTCAAACTCTTGTCAAAATCAGAGTGTGAATGGGAAAAGTACTGAATAATACATCTTAAGATATTTTATTcattgaaaacataaaagaatgtctGGTTAATAGCTAGGAGATATATATTTAAAGCTTCAGACAATAAATAGTATATTTTAGggcaatttttttccttttatactgaatagctatttcttttaagatattTGGAGTTTTCAATAGTTCTCTGCCATTAGACTTGAGTGActtctcattattttaaaattaataaacatatcGATGATTTTCATTTGAATTGGTGAATGTGTTGTTATTCCTAACAACCAACCAACAATGATAATGTCATTGAGCATAAAAAAATTTCATCTACATCTAATAGATATATTTTGGAGTTCCAGTGTCATATATCATGGGCGAataatcaaataatttaaaaattaaaacacatctAAATTTCATTGTAAAATGGCATCATTTTGAAGCACAGATTGATAGGTCTTTAACATATTTTGTAGttcagaaaatatgaaaaataaatgactaataaaatatggaatatatttttgttagaaaataaatattttggatgAGTACACATTAAAATAGAATCACTTGAATGAAAAAGTACCAATTTGAAAAGCATTGATCCAAAAGTAAATTTGCACCATTGATGAAATTGCTTATGGTAAgatgataaataaagcttgtaattTGGTAATTTGCTTGAACTTTTAAGACCTGAAATTGATAAACTTCCTAATGATATTAATAAGTGCTACTTTTATTCATAAAATTGATTACATGTGTTGAAAATTGAGAATAGATAATCTAATACTTTAACAGATCTTTATTATTTCCTgagaatttcaaatatattttaaaagaattttgttaTTATGAActaattttttcaaatattctttttcttttacaaagtgataaaattaattttttatattatcaCGTTCTTTTATATGTAGATTTAGaaaaaggcattttcatctttaGATAGTGATCCAATGGATCTTGTATTTGTTGACAAATGTTGCAGAATCATTTCTTCTTCATGGTTCTTTTCATCACATTTATTACTTCTTTATTTCTCAGACTGTAAATGAAAGGGTTTAATAAAGGAATTACTAGGGTATAGAAAATAGCTACAGGTATATCATTATCTCCTTCATTGACTGAATGCGGATGGGCATACATGTAGAGAAGAGAACCATAGAATATGGATACAgacagaaagtgggaagcacaagTTGATAAGGCTTTTCCTCTACCTTCATTAGATTTCATTgtgaataaagtaaaaagaatatagaaatatgATATCAGGACTACAGTAATGCTAAAAGTTTGAATTGAACTAGACAAGATGAGCATCACCAGTTCATTGATATAAGGGTCAACACATGAGAGTCTATATAATGGAAAGACATCACAATAAAAATGTTTGATTACATTAGACTTACAGAAAGTTAACCTAAATAACAACCCTACATGAATGATTGAATGCAGGTTTCCTGCTATGTAGGTTCCTGTGATCATCTGAAGGCATATTTTCTTGGACATCATAGTATGGTACTGTAGTGGATTACATATGgctacatagcggtcataggccattgtTGCCAGAAAAAAGCAATCTGCAGTTTCAGCAAGACTAAAAAAATAGAACTGTACCATACATTCATAAAGAGACATCTTTCTGTCCACAGAAAAGAAGTTATGTAGCAtcctgggtgtgatggcacaggaGCAGCAGGAATCCATGAGAGCCAGGTTGCCCAAAAAGATATACATGGGTGTGTGAAGACGGCGTTCTATATAGATCAAGACCACCAGCCCGAGATTCCCCACCATGGTGATCAAATAGATGGCAAAGAACACCAGGAACAAGAGGGTCTTCAGGTTTTGTTGATCTGTGAATCCCATCAGGATGAACTCTGTTATTAAAGAATTGTTGTTCTTCCTCATCTCAACTTGATTGTTTCCACTGTAATTACaaagacataaaattaaaatcatgagAATATAATTTTCtccttatgttttctttgtttaagagGGAATTTTCTTCTTCATGCACCTGCTATTGCCTCTGGAATGTAGCTAACTATGCTTCTTGAGAGTATGTTATCCCATATAATGTTGGCATGTATGATCTCCAAATTTAACTCACAATTTACAGGTATACTTTTATTATTAcaagaaagagatattttatttttaactagaaaacattttctttatgtatttatgtaattATAGCATGAAAATTTAGGGCACACCTATTTGAATTACTAttccaaaataattttgatgCCAGATTTCTTAATGAtcatcaaaataaatttaaaataaagttttgtatataaatgtgatttttatttaactGAAAATTTATCATGTATATATCAGgaggagaaaatgattttttGTAAATACATTGTCAATATATTAAATTTACTTTTGTGAATTGCACAAAGATTACTAAGGACTAATCTATAGATAGATTTacccagaaaattaaaaaaaaatagtcttcacATTCTTCATCCCcatttatatacattttcataAACATTGAATCTGTGTGTGTCATTATTCCCATTGAGTTTTTCAAACACTTAAACCCCTGCTCAGCTTTGTAAGCCTAGTTTACACAGAATGCTAATTACAGTTGTGTATGATTTGTCTACAACAGATCTGTGCTCCCAGTCcttcatttttaagaaataactttaaattgtGAGACCATCCAATTGTTATCCATTCTTTACCTGAAAACTCTCCGGAGcacagaaaaactttcaattttTAATGCTCATGCCTTAGTCTACCAAATAACATATATTACTGGCCTGTACTTCAATGCCTTACTAAAATATACAGAgttttgtatatatttacttgatttttctatatgtatttgaacacttttGCTATATGTAAAGCTTTTTGAGACGAGATAGGATTATTTATACTCTTGGCTTCATCCTGATGATCCAGGGTGGGTTACTTTCCATTTAATATCTGATAaactttttaacaattttttgtttctgaatatttttaatgtGAGGACATATCCACAAAGCATTTCCTGATgccattatcttttaaaaagttatcttataaaatattttaacttgtcttttctgattttctgtttccttggaaATTTATGCTCTCTAAATTATGCTTTGGCACATTATAGTCACATTAATGTAGATTCAAATTTGTATGTTttgaatcttaaaataaaaatcttatattATAGAATTTATTTGTAagatatgtaaaaaaataaaaaacaaaagcagaatatgACAAATACAGAAAATTTATTATGTCTATTCAGGTTAAAAACGGAGTGAAAtgactgtatttttcttttgggctttatttttatctttttgcttGTCTGGTTGTTTTTGATAGAGATTTGAGATGGCACTCTGTTCTACTAAAAATTTAGATTTATAATGGAACCAGAAATCAATAAGCCCATGCCACCCTTTTCCCAATGCCTTGAAAGTTGTGTATCTGATGACGAAAGGCAGGACAGCTGGCAACCAGGACCACCACCAGCTTCAGAAATCAGTTGTGTTTGCTATTAGGATAACTGGTAGGCAGCTTGGCTTAGCAGCCAGAGAATGAAGATGGTAGTTTAGTTTTTGCCTGTGCTGAAAAGCATATGTCGCTGCCCATTCC
The Chionomys nivalis chromosome 3, mChiNiv1.1, whole genome shotgun sequence genome window above contains:
- the LOC130871890 gene encoding olfactory receptor 5K3-like, with the translated sequence MRKNNNSLITEFILMGFTDQQNLKTLLFLVFFAIYLITMVGNLGLVVLIYIERRLHTPMYIFLGNLALMDSCCSCAITPRMLHNFFSVDRKMSLYECMVQFYFFSLAETADCFFLATMAYDRYVAICNPLQYHTMMSKKICLQMITGTYIAGNLHSIIHVGLLFRLTFCKSNVIKHFYCDVFPLYRLSCVDPYINELVMLILSSSIQTFSITVVLISYFYILFTLFTMKSNEGRGKALSTCASHFLSVSIFYGSLLYMYAHPHSVNEGDNDIPVAIFYTLVIPLLNPFIYSLRNKEVINVMKRTMKKK